A single Candidatus Margulisiibacteriota bacterium DNA region contains:
- the coaE gene encoding dephospho-CoA kinase (Dephospho-CoA kinase (CoaE) performs the final step in coenzyme A biosynthesis.), which produces MIRKSNNSRIKIIGLTGPIGAGKNEVAKLLKRRGACVIDADLLAHELYKKNYRLWQSLVKNFGSGILKRGGAIERRRLGEIVFNDPKKLKQLNKIVHPYLKEAILKEITSYKSSVVSRKLLVINAAVLKEIGLIPVVDEVWVVTANQNIRLKRLISKGISNQVAEKMIKAQKTETEYLKMADFIVKNEGSLADLKVQLQNQP; this is translated from the coding sequence ATGATTAGGAAAAGTAATAATTCCAGGATCAAAATAATTGGGTTGACCGGGCCGATCGGGGCCGGCAAAAATGAGGTCGCGAAGCTGTTGAAGCGCCGTGGCGCCTGTGTTATTGATGCCGACCTTCTTGCCCACGAGCTTTATAAAAAGAATTACCGCCTCTGGCAAAGCCTGGTCAAGAATTTTGGTTCCGGCATCCTCAAACGTGGCGGAGCAATCGAACGCCGCAGGCTCGGCGAGATCGTTTTTAATGACCCCAAAAAGTTAAAACAGCTTAACAAGATTGTCCACCCATATTTAAAAGAAGCGATTCTTAAAGAAATAACGAGTTATAAGTCGTCAGTCGTCAGTCGTAAGTTGTTAGTTATAAATGCCGCGGTCCTGAAAGAGATCGGCTTGATCCCGGTAGTTGACGAGGTTTGGGTGGTGACTGCTAACCAGAATATTAGGTTAAAAAGGTTAATTAGTAAAGGAATAAGTAATCAAGTGGCTGAGAAAATGATCAAAGCACAAAAAACCGAGACCGAATACCTGAAAATGGCTGACTTTATAGTAAAAAACGAAGGCTCCTTAGCTGACCTCAAAGTGCAACTGCAAAATCAACCGTAA
- a CDS encoding Ig-like domain-containing protein gives MKNIFFNEPLTPNPSPTGRGGTGTHRKPRRLVYGFLSISLFLFALSFITPALAAVVIINEELTSVEDDSFVVTWTTTNEPAATAIEYGISGYTNTSTVSGTTNYHWCQATGLLPNTTYQYRVKSGSVYGPPRLVTTLRRPSGEYLFSFAVLSDPRYAEGRTPDSSGARGLPYSICGEIISSSVSDINALPNRPAFIVLGGNQVDVWTTNSGDQAKNEFKARFVSFTGASDLGNPNYRLSPVPGFYDKLADYTTGWITDNLNPLRGNTTQYTSADAGTDSVYNYSFSYKNYNFVFADSVTAAGAGHLNINAVRDLITAEARKTFIFSSYPAYDLAGVLIDGTTERDYPISLPTVEGAAAIDNSIDFRAALESLTYTVGSQSYPLTAAVVSGHIGDNYKRDIHGISYVRQGPAVQYPTGYSVYRVYSNGYTKTFYKTSGRDTAGKPYYEHARDLIADSDGLIKSLLTSFWLGSNSMRNFSYSYPYAPGIAPRLVTTTPTSGAFTVPLNQPFVVTFNKRMSSLVNSNWIYVTPTIIKGTPTMDASGRVITFPHSGLDAGKTYTVTLLKTEVRDEGGGGMDNDQSFYFYTTGSTNDYTPPAVSILNPPADNITTDILPTFLGIATDEAGVGRVDFRVDGGSWLAAEPVDGMFNSRQEIFSMASPDKLTKKEHLLEIRAYDSIGNAATSEFTSFAFIVADEKPRISLLIDGIVPLPGDPIGQLPQLTVKVVSINPITSGAVNIDGQKNSLTYVLNDSYYSASFIPGQELGNGVHTITIEAFDAIGQGVTYEITPLYVEADKDPAVLGTPLTYPNPFDPKTGNAAISYLLSRSTNITLTIHSLSGALLAKKVFLAGNTGGRAGYNEVAWDGRSDGGTELGNGIYIVIILADGKVLARGKITVYKR, from the coding sequence ATGAAAAATATTTTTTTTAATGAACCCCTCACCCCCAACCCCTCTCCCACAGGGAGAGGGGGGACCGGCACGCATAGGAAACCGAGACGTTTAGTCTACGGTTTCCTGAGTATTTCGCTCTTTCTGTTTGCTCTTAGTTTTATCACTCCCGCCCTTGCCGCCGTCGTCATAATTAATGAAGAGCTTACCAGTGTCGAAGATGATTCTTTTGTCGTCACCTGGACAACGACCAATGAGCCGGCCGCGACCGCTATTGAATACGGCATTAGCGGGTATACCAACACCTCAACGGTCAGCGGCACTACCAATTATCACTGGTGTCAGGCCACCGGACTCCTTCCCAATACCACTTACCAGTACCGGGTCAAGTCGGGGAGCGTTTACGGCCCCCCCCGGCTGGTCACAACCCTCAGGCGGCCATCGGGTGAATACTTGTTTAGTTTTGCCGTCTTGAGCGATCCGCGCTACGCCGAAGGGCGCACGCCCGACAGCAGCGGGGCCCGGGGGCTCCCCTATTCAATTTGCGGCGAGATCATCAGCTCCAGCGTCTCTGATATCAATGCTCTCCCCAACCGCCCCGCCTTTATCGTGCTGGGGGGGAACCAGGTTGACGTTTGGACGACCAACTCAGGCGACCAGGCAAAGAACGAATTCAAAGCCAGGTTTGTCTCTTTCACCGGAGCTTCCGACCTGGGGAACCCGAACTACCGCCTAAGCCCGGTCCCCGGCTTTTACGACAAACTGGCTGATTACACCACCGGTTGGATCACCGACAACCTTAATCCCCTGCGGGGCAACACGACCCAATACACTTCAGCCGACGCCGGGACCGATTCGGTCTACAACTACAGTTTTAGCTACAAAAATTACAATTTCGTTTTTGCCGACTCGGTAACCGCGGCCGGAGCCGGTCATCTCAACATCAACGCGGTCCGAGACCTGATCACTGCCGAAGCAAGGAAAACTTTTATTTTCTCCAGCTATCCAGCTTACGACCTGGCCGGAGTTTTGATCGACGGCACGACCGAGCGGGATTACCCGATCAGCCTGCCGACCGTCGAAGGAGCGGCAGCAATAGACAACAGCATCGATTTTCGCGCCGCGCTGGAAAGCCTGACCTACACGGTCGGCTCGCAAAGCTATCCCCTGACCGCCGCAGTGGTCTCCGGCCATATCGGGGACAATTATAAACGCGATATTCATGGGATCTCCTACGTCAGGCAGGGCCCGGCAGTCCAATATCCGACCGGCTATTCCGTTTACCGGGTCTACTCCAACGGCTACACCAAAACTTTTTACAAAACTTCCGGGCGTGATACCGCCGGCAAACCATACTATGAGCACGCCCGCGATCTGATCGCCGACTCCGACGGCCTTATTAAATCGCTGTTAACCTCGTTCTGGCTCGGCTCGAACAGCATGCGGAACTTCAGCTATTCCTATCCTTACGCCCCGGGTATCGCGCCAAGGCTGGTCACCACTACCCCGACCAGCGGAGCTTTTACGGTCCCCTTGAACCAGCCTTTTGTCGTCACCTTTAACAAGAGAATGTCCTCGCTGGTCAATTCCAACTGGATCTACGTCACGCCAACGATCATCAAAGGGACCCCGACCATGGACGCCAGCGGCCGGGTCATTACTTTTCCCCACTCCGGATTGGATGCCGGAAAAACCTACACCGTGACCCTCCTGAAGACCGAGGTCAGGGACGAAGGGGGGGGAGGCATGGACAACGATCAGTCGTTCTATTTCTACACGACCGGGAGCACCAACGACTATACCCCGCCAGCCGTCTCGATCCTTAACCCGCCGGCCGATAATATCACCACCGACATTTTGCCGACCTTTCTCGGGATCGCCACCGATGAAGCAGGGGTCGGCCGGGTTGATTTCCGCGTCGATGGCGGAAGCTGGCTGGCGGCCGAACCGGTCGACGGAATGTTCAATTCAAGGCAGGAGATCTTCTCCATGGCCTCCCCTGATAAATTGACCAAGAAGGAACACCTCCTCGAGATCAGGGCTTACGACTCGATCGGTAATGCCGCGACCTCGGAATTCACTTCTTTTGCCTTTATCGTAGCGGATGAAAAACCGAGGATCTCCCTGCTGATCGACGGGATAGTCCCCCTCCCGGGAGACCCGATCGGCCAATTGCCGCAATTGACCGTCAAGGTGGTCTCGATCAACCCGATAACTTCCGGCGCGGTCAATATTGACGGGCAGAAGAACAGTTTGACTTATGTCCTCAATGATTCATATTACTCCGCCAGCTTTATCCCAGGCCAGGAGCTGGGGAACGGGGTCCATACCATTACGATCGAAGCGTTTGACGCAATTGGCCAGGGGGTAACCTACGAGATCACCCCACTCTACGTTGAAGCGGACAAGGATCCGGCGGTCCTTGGGACCCCATTAACTTATCCCAATCCGTTCGACCCGAAGACGGGGAACGCGGCGATCTCTTACCTGCTTTCGAGATCAACCAATATCACGTTGACCATCCATAGCCTGTCCGGCGCTCTATTGGCCAAAAAAGTTTTTCTCGCCGGGAATACCGGAGGACGGGCCGGTTACAATGAAGTCGCCTGGGACGGCCGCTCCGACGGCGGGACAGAATTGGGGAACGGAATCTATATAGTCATAATTCTCGCTGATGGCAAGGTCCTGGCCAGAGGGAAGATCACGGTGTATAAACGATGA
- a CDS encoding S-layer homology domain-containing protein produces MTTSQVKKGVRVFVFLLIACSLSLCPAFAGSALDPSSTIYNARQLGMGGVALGLTSDGSDLFLNPSALSKIAFPQFTATARKLALDETQYSLAGWAFPTKYGVFGLGFTGLNTGGSIPTIRDPATGRVIQNPSQEVGSFDNSALVFSYARDLDSPDNIAIGGNLKLITQTLAGNANDRATGLTLDLSATYLYKPWLKFSGTLQNVLGGGLSWRGGEDKLGGYYKFSGAVNLLGEENSSLYKNEKTLVAGLGLDLPNAMPGSALLYHAGVEYEPQKNITLRAGLNQEEGSTGLTMGVGLYNSGYRFDYAFVQRPNLPGDNPHYFSLSYVGEKTLTTSIKPIKRAPFLKLNYPPDRLLTDRYYLVVSGEGWVTKVLEKRSVWKVASFGSTVEVQEISTIEPFSVVYVNNVPVKNPSSIEANQLLTVGRNITTVIAQANFEVVDETSTMSAETVTRQAVVLRFNPFRDTPMTYWAIEPIALAVTLGMVKGYPDGKFKPDKGITRAELVTLLVRTLSKPEATLIPYGENKIFKDVYPKHWAAREINYGSVIRYVTGYPDGTFKPNKVLTRAEGVTILMRYAGLEEEQFYTGSPYPDLPKNFWANKNILAAKTAGLLQYLEGKDFKPKAPFTRAEACEVLYRVPTVNRAVDYFWRTGKVSLSQ; encoded by the coding sequence ATGACAACTTCGCAGGTAAAGAAAGGGGTGAGGGTTTTTGTCTTTCTGCTTATCGCTTGCTCCTTATCCCTTTGTCCCGCTTTTGCCGGTTCCGCGCTTGACCCAAGCAGTACCATCTACAATGCCCGCCAGCTGGGGATGGGAGGGGTCGCGCTTGGCCTGACATCCGACGGGAGCGATCTTTTCCTCAACCCCTCGGCTCTGAGCAAGATCGCTTTTCCGCAATTTACCGCGACAGCCAGAAAATTAGCGTTGGACGAGACCCAGTACAGCCTGGCCGGCTGGGCCTTTCCGACCAAGTATGGGGTGTTCGGTCTTGGTTTTACCGGGCTGAATACCGGAGGATCAATTCCAACCATCCGCGATCCGGCGACCGGCCGGGTGATCCAGAACCCCAGCCAGGAGGTCGGCAGTTTTGACAACAGCGCGCTGGTCTTTTCATACGCCCGGGACCTTGATTCACCGGATAACATCGCGATCGGAGGGAACCTGAAGCTCATCACGCAAACCCTGGCCGGGAACGCCAATGATCGGGCGACCGGGCTAACCCTTGATCTCTCGGCAACCTATTTATATAAACCGTGGCTGAAGTTTTCCGGAACATTGCAAAATGTTTTGGGCGGCGGACTAAGCTGGCGGGGAGGCGAAGATAAGCTTGGCGGCTACTATAAATTCAGCGGGGCGGTCAATCTGCTGGGAGAAGAAAACAGTTCCCTCTACAAAAACGAAAAAACGCTGGTCGCCGGATTGGGACTGGACCTGCCAAACGCCATGCCGGGGAGCGCGCTGCTCTATCACGCCGGGGTGGAATATGAGCCGCAAAAAAACATCACCCTGCGGGCCGGCCTGAATCAGGAAGAAGGGAGCACCGGCCTGACCATGGGAGTCGGACTATATAACAGCGGCTATCGATTTGATTATGCTTTTGTCCAACGACCTAATTTGCCGGGAGACAACCCGCATTACTTTTCCCTCTCATATGTCGGGGAAAAAACCCTGACCACCTCGATCAAGCCGATCAAAAGAGCTCCATTTCTGAAATTAAACTATCCCCCCGATCGCCTGCTGACCGACCGGTATTATCTGGTCGTCTCCGGCGAAGGGTGGGTTACTAAAGTATTGGAAAAAAGAAGCGTCTGGAAGGTCGCCTCCTTTGGTTCCACGGTTGAAGTCCAGGAGATCTCGACCATTGAACCGTTCAGTGTAGTGTACGTAAACAATGTCCCGGTCAAAAACCCCTCCTCGATCGAAGCCAACCAGCTCCTGACGGTTGGCCGCAACATCACCACCGTGATCGCTCAAGCCAACTTTGAGGTTGTCGACGAAACCAGCACAATGTCAGCCGAAACCGTCACCAGACAGGCGGTAGTCCTCCGCTTCAACCCTTTCCGCGACACTCCAATGACCTATTGGGCGATCGAACCGATCGCCCTGGCGGTCACGCTGGGGATGGTCAAAGGGTATCCTGACGGAAAATTCAAACCGGACAAAGGGATCACCCGGGCCGAGCTGGTCACCCTTCTGGTCAGGACGCTGAGCAAACCTGAAGCAACCCTTATCCCGTACGGAGAAAACAAGATCTTTAAAGATGTCTATCCAAAACACTGGGCCGCCAGGGAGATCAACTACGGGAGCGTCATTCGATACGTCACCGGTTACCCGGACGGCACCTTCAAACCGAATAAGGTCTTAACCCGGGCCGAAGGAGTAACTATTTTAATGCGCTACGCCGGGCTTGAAGAAGAGCAGTTTTACACCGGGTCCCCCTATCCGGACCTGCCCAAGAATTTCTGGGCCAATAAAAATATTTTGGCGGCCAAAACCGCCGGATTATTACAATACCTGGAAGGGAAGGACTTCAAGCCAAAAGCCCCCTTCACCCGGGCGGAAGCGTGCGAGGTCCTCTACCGGGTGCCAACCGTTAATCGGGCGGTCGACTATTTCTGGCGGACCGGAAAGGTCTCTCTGTCGCAATAG
- a CDS encoding DNA internalization-related competence protein ComEC/Rec2, translating into MSPLVLITAAYALGIALSRYVPPPLPLLLLGIFLVLAIVGSSLKIGIGRLLLVVFLLFGLCAYQFRGASDEPLARFVDAGYLIIQGEVTSVPRVKEGKSSFSFRIHHLAFERQQYSFSREIMVFLSDQTIEYGDKLELRGGLNRSDSYANPLIPERESALLFSATDCRKLGRGGSWLSKIAFGFSARFNEVLLQILPEKQAALLGSVLLGSSVSPLDPEVKDDYRKAGLIHLLVVSGTQVSILIGVCLSLARICRFPVWLSVAVATLFNILLVVVTGGGASILRAAIMGEIALVGQLFEREKEFYTALALSALVLLLFDPNYLFDLGFQLSFMATWSLICLVPPLTECLPGKIPGRELLALSVGPLLATTPLIVYNFNQFTFAGILSNFIILPWIETLVIFGFSTTMLGFVFLPLAKILGGTLWLGLVLLDLIAKTIAGFPGGSVYVKQTTVLWLLGYYLALLWLFKAVAAKRRSLAALLVFLALFFFPLFIGGDRDLVVTFLDVGQGDSAFIQCPNGRTILIDGGGEERDKGRGYDRIGKMVVLPFLRKQGVNKLDLVIATHPHADHIGGLNEILKSIKVETLIDNGEVFNSPAYRRFQELISVNKIKHVAGRAGMVLSMGGVSGKIVWPPGLDGTINGNSVVLRLTYGATSFLFTGDLDDQSENRLLGRGENLRATVLKVGHHGSATSTSDEFLAAVSPRSAIISVGKRNRYGHPSKKAVDKLASYGLLMTKDVGAVTVRSDGRNCSIATERPFRSARNSRPPD; encoded by the coding sequence ATGAGCCCCTTAGTCCTCATAACCGCCGCTTACGCGCTGGGGATCGCCTTGAGCCGATATGTTCCTCCTCCGCTGCCACTATTGTTGCTGGGAATATTTCTTGTTTTAGCGATTGTCGGATCGAGCTTAAAGATCGGGATCGGTCGGTTATTGCTGGTCGTTTTTTTGTTATTTGGCCTTTGCGCATACCAGTTCCGAGGCGCTTCGGACGAGCCACTGGCTCGATTTGTTGATGCCGGGTATCTGATAATTCAAGGCGAGGTTACATCTGTTCCCCGGGTGAAAGAGGGGAAAAGCTCCTTTTCTTTTCGGATTCATCATCTTGCTTTTGAGCGGCAGCAATACAGTTTTAGCCGGGAGATCATGGTTTTTCTTTCCGATCAAACGATCGAATATGGCGATAAATTAGAGTTAAGAGGCGGGTTAAATCGAAGTGATTCATACGCTAACCCTCTGATCCCGGAACGAGAAAGCGCCCTGTTGTTTTCCGCGACCGACTGTCGAAAGCTGGGAAGGGGTGGGAGCTGGCTGAGTAAAATTGCCTTTGGCTTTAGCGCTCGGTTTAATGAAGTGCTGCTTCAGATCCTGCCGGAGAAGCAAGCTGCTCTGCTTGGCAGTGTCCTGCTTGGAAGCAGCGTTTCTCCCCTCGATCCGGAAGTTAAAGATGATTATCGGAAGGCAGGTTTGATCCATCTGCTGGTCGTTTCCGGAACCCAGGTTTCGATCTTGATCGGGGTTTGCCTTTCTTTGGCCAGGATATGCCGTTTTCCGGTCTGGCTAAGCGTTGCGGTCGCGACATTGTTCAATATTTTATTGGTTGTGGTGACCGGCGGCGGCGCGTCGATCCTTAGGGCGGCGATCATGGGGGAAATTGCTCTGGTCGGTCAGTTGTTTGAACGGGAGAAAGAATTTTACACGGCCTTAGCTTTATCGGCTTTGGTTTTATTATTGTTTGATCCCAATTATCTTTTTGATCTTGGGTTCCAGCTTTCGTTCATGGCGACCTGGTCGCTGATCTGCCTGGTCCCGCCGTTAACTGAATGTTTGCCGGGAAAAATACCGGGCCGGGAACTCCTTGCCTTGTCGGTCGGCCCGCTCCTGGCGACGACCCCTCTTATCGTTTACAATTTTAATCAATTTACTTTTGCCGGAATACTTTCCAACTTTATCATTCTCCCCTGGATCGAAACCCTGGTCATTTTTGGTTTTTCGACGACCATGCTCGGCTTTGTTTTTCTCCCTTTGGCAAAAATACTGGGCGGGACCCTTTGGCTCGGATTAGTCCTGCTCGACCTGATCGCTAAAACGATCGCCGGTTTTCCCGGCGGCTCCGTTTATGTGAAGCAAACTACTGTTCTCTGGCTGCTTGGTTATTATCTTGCTTTGCTCTGGCTGTTCAAAGCGGTTGCCGCCAAGCGGCGGTCCCTGGCTGCTTTATTGGTCTTTCTGGCGCTCTTCTTTTTTCCGCTATTTATCGGAGGTGATCGGGATTTGGTTGTGACTTTTCTGGACGTTGGCCAGGGAGACTCGGCTTTCATTCAATGTCCGAACGGCCGGACAATCTTGATAGATGGCGGCGGTGAGGAGCGCGATAAAGGAAGAGGTTATGATCGAATTGGCAAGATGGTTGTTTTGCCGTTCCTGCGCAAACAGGGGGTCAATAAGCTTGATCTGGTGATCGCGACCCATCCTCACGCCGACCATATTGGAGGGCTGAACGAAATATTAAAAAGCATTAAAGTCGAAACTTTGATCGATAATGGCGAAGTTTTCAATTCTCCGGCATATAGGCGTTTTCAGGAATTGATCTCTGTAAATAAGATCAAGCATGTAGCCGGGCGGGCTGGAATGGTCTTGAGTATGGGTGGGGTGAGCGGCAAGATTGTTTGGCCGCCTGGCCTTGACGGGACAATTAATGGCAATTCAGTCGTCCTCCGGTTAACATATGGCGCGACTTCGTTCCTTTTCACCGGTGATCTGGACGACCAGAGTGAAAACCGTTTGCTGGGACGTGGGGAGAACTTGCGGGCAACAGTCTTAAAAGTCGGGCACCATGGAAGCGCGACCTCGACTTCCGATGAATTTCTGGCCGCGGTCTCTCCGCGCTCGGCAATTATTTCGGTCGGGAAGCGCAATCGTTACGGCCATCCATCAAAAAAAGCGGTCGACAAACTGGCTTCATATGGCTTGCTGATGACCAAAGATGTCGGCGCGGTAACGGTAAGGAGCGACGGTCGAAATTGTTCTATTGCGACAGAGAGACCTTTCCGGTCCGCCAGAAATAGTCGACCGCCCGATTAA
- a CDS encoding ComEA family DNA-binding protein — MQLAKEQQLLILGLVLSLLIGLGVMYFNPGNASPGLTILPPETAPKVEVHLCGAVRNEGVYLVQGGDRLIDVIRMAGGSLPTADLSSVNLAEPVKDGQKIVIPLKVVLLMESGGAAAPGGKVSLNFSDEKAFDDLPGVGASTAKAIVVYRKKNGPFTRIEQIMEIPRFGKAKFEKIKGQLVL; from the coding sequence ATGCAGCTTGCCAAAGAACAACAACTTCTCATCCTTGGGCTCGTTCTCTCCTTATTAATCGGACTTGGAGTAATGTATTTCAATCCGGGAAACGCCTCGCCAGGGCTAACTATCTTACCGCCTGAAACAGCCCCAAAAGTCGAGGTCCATCTTTGCGGCGCGGTCAGGAACGAAGGGGTTTATTTGGTCCAGGGTGGCGATCGTCTGATCGATGTTATCAGGATGGCCGGCGGATCATTGCCGACTGCCGATCTTTCGTCGGTTAACCTGGCGGAACCGGTCAAAGATGGTCAAAAGATCGTTATCCCGCTGAAAGTGGTTTTGCTTATGGAATCCGGCGGAGCGGCAGCTCCCGGCGGCAAAGTCAGCTTGAATTTTAGTGACGAAAAAGCTTTTGATGATCTGCCGGGAGTGGGAGCATCGACCGCCAAAGCGATCGTTGTTTATCGTAAAAAGAATGGTCCCTTTACCAGGATTGAGCAGATCATGGAGATCCCTCGTTTTGGCAAAGCCAAGTTTGAAAAGATAAAAGGACAATTAGTTTTATGA
- a CDS encoding lytic transglycosylase domain-containing protein, with translation MEATTAVVVFIFVISILTSLGDKDHSNNQPSSPPGVVYNNVSAPPIDPVNDGVDDGERAAIQKFISKYRKPDEAAMIAESIVRNSNEKNVNPKLITALMSRESRFNPKAVSSSGAIGLGQLLPSTAKGLKLDDPFDIEQNTHGTVLYIKSLLQRFGNDATKALAGYFEGPNAITRNGGFSAKTKAYVEDILNIAQKIN, from the coding sequence ATGGAAGCTACGACCGCGGTAGTGGTCTTTATTTTTGTGATCTCGATCCTGACCAGCCTGGGGGATAAAGATCATTCTAATAACCAGCCGAGCTCTCCTCCCGGAGTTGTCTATAATAATGTCAGCGCGCCACCGATCGATCCGGTTAATGATGGGGTTGATGATGGCGAACGGGCGGCGATCCAAAAGTTTATTTCTAAATACCGGAAGCCAGATGAAGCGGCGATGATCGCCGAAAGTATTGTCCGCAACTCCAATGAAAAGAACGTTAATCCCAAACTGATCACCGCCTTAATGTCGCGGGAATCCCGTTTCAATCCCAAAGCGGTCTCCTCATCCGGGGCGATCGGGCTGGGCCAGCTCCTTCCGTCGACTGCCAAAGGGTTGAAGCTTGACGATCCTTTTGATATTGAGCAAAATACTCACGGGACGGTTCTTTACATAAAATCGCTCCTCCAGCGCTTTGGCAATGACGCGACCAAAGCGCTGGCCGGCTATTTTGAAGGGCCAAACGCCATTACCCGTAACGGCGGCTTTTCCGCCAAGACCAAAGCCTACGTCGAAGATATCCTCAATATCGCGCAGAAAATTAACTGA